The Maylandia zebra isolate NMK-2024a linkage group LG7, Mzebra_GT3a, whole genome shotgun sequence genome contains a region encoding:
- the phyhd1 gene encoding phytanoyl-CoA dioxygenase domain-containing protein 1, with protein MDFMTDQDVQRYQEDGYVVLDGLLTSQECDELRQRMAEIVERMDVPEHCRTTFSTYHDEQLKTQGNADYFITSGDRIRFFFEKGVFDDKGEFIVPKQRSLNKVGHALHAYEPLYEKVTHSPKVQGIAKKLGLVSPVILQSMFIFKQPGIGGEVTPHQDATFLYTEPLGRVMGVWIALEDATINNGCLWFIPGSHNSGITRRMVRTPKGTFPLTDFIGREQTYDDEKFVAAPVKKGGVILIHGQVVHRSAENTSEESRHVYTFHIMEAQQTRWSPDNWLQPTEDLPFPPLYT; from the exons ATGGATTTTATGACAGATCAGGATGTGCAGAGG TACCAGGAGGATGGATACGTGGTTCTGGACGGGCTGCTGACCTCCCAGGAGTGTGATGAACTGAGGCAGAGGATGGCAGAGATTGTGGAGCGGATGGATGTCCCCGAACACTGCCGCACCACCTTCTCCACCTACCATGATGAGCAGCTAAAAACACAG GGAAATGCTGACTATTTCATCACAAGTGGAGATAGGATCCGATTCTTCTTTGAGAAAGGGGTTTTTGATGACAAAG GGGAGTTTATTGTACCCAAGCAGCGGTCACTAAATAAAGTTGGACATG cactGCATGCCTATGAGCCGTTGTATGAAAAGGTTACACATTCGCCCAAAGTCCAG GGCATAGCTAAAAAGCTGGGCCTAGTGAGTCCTGTGATTCTCCAAAGTATGTTCATATTTAAG CAACCAGGCATCGGTGGGGAAG TGACTCCACACCAAGATGCTACATTTCTGTACACGGAGCCCCTGGGCAGAGTTATGGGGGTGTGGATTGCCCTGGAAGATGCTACTATTAACAATGGCTGTCTGTGGTTTATCCCAGGATCACACAACA GCGGTATCACTAGACGTATGGTGCGTACTCCAAAGGGCACCTTTCCCCTGACCGACTTTATCGGTAGAGAGCAGACATACGATGACGAGAAGTTTGTTGCCGCACCAGTGAAAAAAG GTGGTGTCATCCTGATCCACGGACAGGTGGTGCATCGAAGTGCTGAAAACACCTCTGAAGAGTCTCGTCATGTCTACACCTTCCACATCATGGAAGCCCAGCAGACCCGCTGGAGCCCTGACAACTG GTTGCAGCCCACTGAAGACCTCCCTTTCCCACCTCTCTACACTTGA
- the nup188 gene encoding nucleoporin NUP188 gives MAESEMSVRSCRELWTILLGRSALREPAQIEVELDRHWDRLHQGLSYYKPPSSSSAEKVKEKKDVAQPLKDFGLRISKLLSLDEQQSVQLLQCYLQEDYRGTRDSLKVVLKDERQSQALLLKIADYYYEERMCLLRCVLLLLTYFQDERHPYRAEYSDCVKKLEKDLVSKYQLQFESLFKAEAPTWETHGNLMTERQVSRWFLQCLREQSLLLEIIFLYYAYFEMNPSDLLNFTKMFKEQGFGLRQTNRHLVDKSMDALVDRIGYLSALILVEGMDIDFLHKCALEDCTDQHQFSSAPAVVKEMDQLLLTFGDIPHHAPVLLAWVLLRHTLRPDDTSPVIRRIGNTALQLGVFKYLSTMLKGLGVSGNNCTASTAKMCVYGLLSFVITSFEEESLQTDGVATQSSHLIDAACEVLSAPSLAEIFWELKPNMGLGMILDSAVGMFPHKIGPLLQLLTALLSNKSTVKKVYNFLDKMSFYTQVYKHKSNDIISNDDETLWRRQAPKLLYPLGTGQTNLWMPQGVLGQVMSPGEQGYVVRWEFSYSSWTLFTCEVEMLLHVVSTADVLAHCARVKPILDLVHKIISTDWTVSDCLLPLTSRIYMLLQRLTSVINPPVDVIASCVNCLSVLAARMPGKVWSSLHHTGFLPFASNPLTSMAQCISAEGMKAGNYGNLLVQIEQPRGEYAVTIAFLRLITTLVKGQLGSTQNKGLIPCVLLVLKEMLPTYHKWRYNTYGVRERIGCLILELIHAILNLSPEGEDQGSAPSLQSLCIYSLANTEAGQAVVNIMGVGVDTIDVVLAAQPSSCGSEGPGQMLIQTVKLAFSVTNNVIRLKPPSDTVSPLEQALTQHGGHGNNLIVVLAKYIYHKHDPALPRLAIQLLKRLATVAPMSVYACLGSDAAAIRDAFLTRLQSKTEDMRIKVMILEFLTVAVETQPGLIELFLNLEVKDGNEGSKEFLLGEWSCLHVVLDLIDSKQQGKYWCPPLLHRAGLAFLLALWQDRRDSAISVLRTKERFWENLTTPLFGTLTPPSDTTEPCVLETCAFVMKIIGLEIYYVVSGSLEQSLKDGLQKFSNARRYEYWSQYVKSLVCHVAEMEEEGICYFTEAQMLISAWRMLLILSTNHSDVMHLTEDSTKLTLFMDVLDGTKAALTTPTSAPCLRLGSMMATLLLILLKQWRSVVASAPDILSPLSLILESVLQADQQLMERTKAKIFSALISVLQIQGLDGGDISQLPQLLLSVCETVKDEALALIDNMRHTSQLGDTVEDEDSMETDSPRGPQKDQRDGVCVLALHLAKELCRTDEDGEHWVSVMRKVPLLPSVLSAVELSLRMKRNLYFTEAALHLLLTLARTPQGAAAVAGAGVTQTICLPLLSVYEVSPNGTSQSFSRKSQDLACWPGVYRLCMSLMESLLKTLRYNFINEALDFVGVHQERILQCLNAVRTVQSLACLDEADHTVGFLLQLSSFCKEWQFHLPKLLRDVQVNLCYLCQTCTHLLHSKKMLHHYLQAKNGEALPPGPLPRTQRPTQTSTKEAAGGGEREEAEQKALLAVQCSLLKILSKTLATLQHFTPDCCQILLDQSMDLAEYSTLFVLSFTTPAFDPDVAPSFGTLLATINVSLSMLSEMEKKKEPVSLSIASLASSEEIQALKSLLMFTMENCFYVLISQAVRCLKDPSILPRDKQRLKQELSSELSTLLSSLFRHFRRGSPSSPASAILPSTQSKPPTPGSKASHEGQEPFIQLVQAFVRLVQR, from the exons ATGGCGGAATCGGAGATGAGCGTCAG GAGCTGTAGGGAATTATGGACCATATTGCTGGGGAGGTCTGCGTTGAGAGAGCCG GCTCAGATAGAGGTAGAGCTCGACAGACACTGGGATAGACTTCATCAAGGACTTAGTTACTACAAGCCACCCAG ctcatcctctgctgagaaagtaaaagagaagaaagatgTTGCACAGCCCCTGAAGGACTTTGGTCTAAGGATCAGTAAATTATTG AGTCTCGATGAACAGCAGAGTGTTCAGCTTTTGCAGTGCTACCTACAGGAAGACTACAGAGGAACCCGTGATTCATTAAAG gttGTACTCAAGGATGAGCGGCAAAGCCAGGCACTACTGCTTAAG ataGCAGACTATTACTATGAGGAACGCATGTGTTTGCTCAGATGTGTCCTTCTCCTGCTCACATACTTTCAGGATGAGCGACATCCCTACAGG GCTGAGTACAGTGACTGTGTCAAAAAGCTGGAGAAGGACCTGGTGAGCAAATACCAGTTGCAGTTTGAGAGTCTCTTCAAGGCAGAGGCACCAACATGGGAAACTCACGGAAACCTCATG acGGAGCGGCAGGTGTCAAGATGGTTCCTGCAGTGTCTGAGAGAACAGTCTCTGCTGCTCGAGATCATCTTTCTGTATTATGCTTACTTTGAGATGAACCCATCTGACCTTCTGAACTTCACCAAGATGTTCAAAGAACAAGGCTTCGGTTTGCGGCAGACTAACAGACACCTGGTAGATAAGAGCATGGATGCGCTGGTCGACCGGATCGG ATACCTGAGCGCGCTCATCCTGGTTGAAGGAATGGACATAGACTTCCTGCACAAGTGTGCTCTTGAGGATTGTACAGATCAGCACCAGTTCTCTAGTGCTCCGGCCGTGGTTAag GAAATGGATCAGCTGCTACTGACATTTGGTGACATCCCTCATCACGCACCGGTATTGTTGGCCTGGGTCCTGCTAAGACACACACTTAGACCAGATGATACCAGCCCTGTGATCAGGAGGATAGGCAACACCGCCCTCCAGCTGGGTGTTTTCAAGTACCTTTCAACAATGCTCAAAGGTCTTGGAGTCTCAGGGAACAAT tGTACAGCAAGCACAGCAAAAATGTGCGTCTATGGTCTCCTCTCATTTGTGATCACCTCTTTTGAAGAAGAAAGTTTACAG ACTGATGGTGTGGCGACTCAGAGCTCCCACCTTATCGATGCTGCCTGTGAGGTCCTTTCTGCTCCAAGTCTGGCTGAAATCTTTTGGGAATTG AAGCCAAACATGGGATTGGGAATGATCCTGGACAGCGCAGTGGGGATGTTTCCTCATAAGATCGGACCCTTGCTGCAGCTTCTAACTGCACTGCTTTCAAACAAGTCGACTGTTAAAAAG GTGTACAACTTCTTGGATAAAATGTCCTTCTACACTCAAGTTTACAAACATAAGTCTAATGACATCATCTCCAATGACGACGAGACACTGTGGAGGAGGCAAGCTCCCAAACTCCTCTATCCTCTCG GCACAGGCCAGACAAACCTGTGGATGCCACAGGGAGTGCTGGGCCAGGTGATGAGTCCAGGTGAGCAAGGCTACGTGGTACGCTGGGAGTTTTCCTACAGCTCCTGGACTCTCTTCACATGTGAGGTGGAGATGCTGCTCCATGTTGTTTCCACTGCAG ATGTTTTAGCCCACTGTGCCCGCGTGAAGCCCATCTTGGATCTAGTCCATAAGATCATAAGCACAGACTGGACAGTGTCTGACTGCCTCCTGCCTCTGACCTCACGCATTTACATGCTGCTGCAGAG GTTAACATCCGTCATCAACCCCCCAGTGGATGTGATTGCTTCCTGTGTAAACTGCCTTTCTGTGCTGGCTGCAAGGATGCCAGGGAAG GTGTGGTCCAGTCTGCACCACACTGGCTTCCTCCCCTTTGCCTCCAACCCTCTGACCAGCATGGCCCAGTGCATAAG TGCTGAGGGGATGAAGGCAGGTAACTATGGCAACCTGCTAGTTCAGATTGAGCAGCCCAGGGGAGAATATGCTGTGACTATTGCCTTCCTTCGTCTCATTACAACTCTGGTTAag GGTCAGCTCGGCAGCACTCAGAACAAAGGTCTGATCCCCTGTGTGCTGCTGGTGTTGAAGGAGATGCTGCCCACGTACCATAAGTGGCGTTACAACACCTATGGTGTCAGAGAGAGGATAG gtTGTCTTATTTTGGAGCTGATCCATGCCATTCTCAATCTGAGCCCAGAGGGAGAGGACCAAGGCAG CGCTCCCAGCCTGCAGTCTCTGTGTATCTACAGCCTTGCAAATACAGAAGCTGGACAGGCAGTTGTCAATATAATGGGAGTTGGAGTTGACACCATAGATGTGGTCCTGGCTGCACAACCCAGCAG CTGTGGCTCTGAGGGTCCTGGTCAGATGCTCATCCAGACTGTCAAACTGGCCTTTTCTGTCACAAACAACGTAATCCGTTTGAAACCGCCTTCGGACACAGTGTCCCCACTGGAGCAGGCGCTGACACAGCACGGTGGCCACGGCAATAACCTAATAGTCGTCCTAGCTAAATATATCTACCACAAACACGATCCAGCACTCCCTCGTCTCGCAATCCAGCTGCTCAAAAGGCTCGCCACA GTGGCTCCCATGTCGGTCTACGCTTGTCTCGGGAGCGATGCAGCAGCCATCCGCGATGCGTTCCTCACTCGGCTGCAGAGCAAGACGGAAGACATGAGGATCAAAGTCATGATCCTTGAGTTTCTCACCGTCGCTGTGGAAACCCAGCCTGGCCTCATTGAGCTTTTTCTCAACCTGGAAGTCAAAGATGGAAACGAAGGATCAAAG GAGTTCCTGCTGGGTGAGTGGAGCTGTCTTCATGTCGTGTTGGACCTGATCGACTCCAAACAGCAGGGCAAGTACTGGTGCCCCCCGCTGCTACACCGAGCAGGTCTGGCCTTCCTCCTGGCCCTCTGGCAGGATCGCAGGGATAGTGCCATCTCTGTCTTACGTACAAA aGAGAGGTTTTGGGAGAATTTGACGACACCTCTTTTTGGAACCCTCACCCCACCTTCAGACACCACAGAG CCTTGCGTTCTGGAGACCTGCGCTTTTGTCATGAAAATCATCGGCCTGGAGATCTACTATGTTGTCAG CGGCTCTTTGGAACAGTCCTTGAAGGACGGGCTTCAGAAGTTCTCCAACGCACGACGCTATGAGTACTGGTCACAGTACGTCAAGTCACTGGTGTGCCATGTGGCAGAGATGGAGGAAGAAGGCATCTGCTACTTCACAGAGGCCCAGATGTTGATCTCTGCCTGGCGGATGTTGCTGATTCTTTCCACTAACCAC tctgATGTGATGCACTTAACTGAGGACTCAACTAAGCTGACCCTTTTCATGGATGTCCTAGATGGGACTAAAGCTGCT TTGACAACGCCCACGTCTGCGCCTTGTCTTCGACTTGGATCCATGATGGCCACTTTACTTCTCATCCTCCTTAAACAGTGGAGAAG TGTGGTAGCTTCAGCTCCGGACATCCTGTCTCCCCTCTCCCTTATCCTGGAGAGTGTCCTGCAGGCTGACCAGCAGCTGATGGAAAGGACCAAAGCCAAAATCTTCTCCGCACTCATTTCTGTGCTGCAGATTCAGGGACTGGACG GTGGAGATATTTCCCAGCTGCCCCAGTTGTTGCTGTCTGTATGTGAGACGGTGAAAGATGAGGCCCTGGCACTTATTGACAACATGCGACACACGAGCCAGTTGGGAGACACGGTGGAGGACGAGGACAGCATGGAGACGGACTCTCCTCGGGGCCCACAGAAGGACCAGAGAGACGGG GTGTGTGTTTTGGCTCTCCACTTGGCGAAGGAGCTGTGCCGCACTGATGAGGATGGTGAGCACTGGGTCTCAGTGATGAGGAAGGTCCCCCTCCTCCCCTCAGTGCTCAGTGCCGTTGAACTGAGCCTTCGCATGAAACGCAACCTGTACTTTACTGAGGCTGCACTTCACCTGCTGCTCACGCTGGCCCGTACTCCGCag GGGGCAGCAGCTGTGGCAGGAGCGGGAGTCACTCAGACCATCTGCCTGCCTCTTTTGAGTGTGTATGAGGTCTCACCAAATGGCACATCACAg AGCTTCTCCCGGAAGTCCCAGGATTTGGCCTGCTGGCCCGGGGTGTACCGCCTCTGCATGTCTCTAATGGAGAGTCTGCTTAAGACGCTGCGCTACAACTTCATCAACGAAGCCCTGGACTTTGTCGGAGTGCATCAGGAACGTATACTACAG TGTCTGAATGCCGTGAGGACCGTGCAGAGCCTGGCCTGCCTGGATGAGGCCGATCACACAGTTGGTTTTCTGCTGCAGCTCTCGAGCTTCTGTAAGGAGTGGCAGTTTCACCTGCCCAAACTGCTCAGAGATGTTCAG GTAAACCTTTGTTATCTGTGCCAGACCTGCACCCATCTGCTCCACAGCAAAAAGATGCTTCATCACTACCTCCAG GCTAAAAACGGTGAGGCTTTGCCCCCTGGTCCCTTACCCAGGACACAGCGGCCCACTCAAACGTCAACTAAagaagcagcaggtggaggggAAAGGGAGGAGGCGGAGCAGAAGGCACTGCTAGCTGTGCAGTGCAGTCTTCTAAAGATCCTCAGCAAAACCCTGGCAACTCTGCAGCACTTCACCCCAGACTGCTGTCAGATACTCCTGGACCAG TCTATGGACCTGGCCGAGTACAGCACGCTCTTCGTGCTTAGCTTCACAACTCCGGCTTTTGACCCTGACGTTGCTCCTTCATTTGGGACCCTGCTGGCCACCATCAATGTCAGCCTGAGCATGTTGAGCGAG atggagaagaagaaggaacCGGTTTCCCTGAGTATAGCATCACTAGCTTCATCAGAGGAGATCCAAGCGCTGAA GTCACTCCTCATGTTCACCATGGAGAACTGTTTCTACGTGTTGATCTCTCAGGCTGTTCGGTGCCTCAAAGATCCTTCCATCCTCCCTCGAGACAAACAGAGGCTCAAGCAAGAGCTCAGCTCAGAACTG AGTACTCTTCTCTCAAGCCTCTTCCGCCATTTTCGGAGGGGCTCGCCATCCTCTCCTGCCAGTGCCATCCTCCCCTCTACCCAGTCCAAACCACCTACGCCGGGCTCCAAGGCGAGTCATGAGGGTCAGGAGCCATTCATCCAGCTTGTTCAGGCTTTCGTCAGACTTGTGCAGAGATAG
- the dolk gene encoding dolichol kinase translates to MQINPVHVESTVVLAVVLCVHMAVWNQHSWCSIALVIQAFYVQHKWDRLLRSGGAVFQFRPSANSGIVPASMVMPLLGLVLREKCSASGNVYFERFSMVVTITGMMLALFLSLIALGITRPVPTNTCVIAGMAGSAILYTTKQTLTVSEVIEVLEVLLIFVYLSLIVLYLLPRCFTPGEALLIVGGISFIVNQLIKRSLNLAEVKGDPVNYFLPVLVVGSLLLGVFFALLFCFMESESWGSSLFFHMMTAVLGLGILMPWLSLFIGRHPLMWLLDFITLNDRRLCLLAYWVFLSVVASCVVLHQNYQRQSGSKKHQASTIVRKYFHLIVVATYIPGLIYDRQLLHVASVGCLAVFLFLEYVRYFRIRPFGQLLRQLLTLFLDERDSGPLILTHIYLLLGMSLPIWLFPGPCAPKGLLPGAGGLVPYAGVLAVGVGDTVASVFGSTMGEIHWPGTKKTLEGTATSVFAQIIAVAMFLIFDSSINLNTTYSWIVGSITLVAMLEAYTSQIDNLLLPLYLFILLLL, encoded by the coding sequence ATGCAAATCAACCCGGTGCACGTGGAGTCCACTGTAGTTTTGGCAGTGGTACTATGTGTCCACATGGCGGTCTGGAACCAGCACTCCTGGTGCAGCATAGCCCTGGTGATACAGGCTTTCTATGTGCAGCATAAATGGGACCGTCTGCTCAGGTCTGGGGGTGCTGTGTTCCAGTTTCGCCCTTCAGCGAACAGCGGCATTGTTCCGGCCTCTATGGTGATGCCTTTGTTGGGCCTGGTACTGAGAGAAAAGTGCTCTGCCTCAGGGAATGTCTACTTTGAGCGCTTCTCCATGGTGGTCACCATCACAGGCATGATGCTAGCCCTGTTCCTCTCCCTGATTGCACTGGGAATCACAAGACCTGTTCCCACCAACACTTGTGTAATTGCAGGGATGGCCGGCAGCGCAATTCTCTACACCACAAAGCAGACCCTGACGGTGTCTGAGGTCATAGAGGTCTTGGAGGTGCTGCTGATCTTTGTCTATCTCAGCCTGATTGTGCTTTATCTGCTGCCACGCTGCTTCACGCCCGGAGAGGCACTCCTCATTGTCGGTGGGATCAGCTTCATCGTGAACCAGCTAATCAAGCGCTCCCTGAACCTGGCGGAGGTCAAAGGTGACCCGGTGAACTATTTCCTCCCGGTGTTAGTGGTGGGCTCGCTGCTGCTGGGCGTTTTCTTTGCCCTGCTCTTTTGTTTCATGGAGTCTGAGAGCTGGGGGTCATCGCTCTTCTTTCACATGATGACAGCCGTTCTGGGTCTGGGGATCTTGATGCCCTGGCTGTCTTTGTTCATCGGTCGCCACCCCCTCATGTGGTTGTTGGACTTCATCACGTTGAATGACAGGAGACTCTGCCTGCTGGCGTACTGGGTGTTTCTGTCTGTCGTGGCAAGTTGCGTTGTGCTACATCAGAACTATCAGCGCCAGTCGGGTTCCAAGAAGCACCAGGCGTCGACCATCGTCAGGAAGTACTTCCATCTGATTGTAGTGGCCACCTACATTCCAGGGTTGATCTACGACAGGCAGCTGCTCCATGTGGCATCTGTGGGTTGCCTGGCGGTTTTCTTGTTCCTGGAGTATGTGCGTTACTTTCGAATCAGGCCTTTCGGTCAGCTGCTCAGGCAGTTGCTCACTCTGTTCCTGGACGAGCGGGACTCTGGGCCTCTCATCCTCACCCACATTTACCTGCTACTGGGCATGTCTTTGCCCATTTGGCTGTTTCCTGGACCCTGTGCCCCTAAGGGACTACTTCCAGGGGCGGGTGGCCTGGTGCCCTACGCAGGTGTGCTCGCGGTGGGAGTTGGAGACACTGTGGCATCTGTGTTTGGCAGTACCATGGGGGAGATCCATTGGCCCGGCACCAAGAAAACCTTAGAGGGGACTGCGACATCTGTGTTCGCCCAGATCATCGCCGTGGCCATGTTTCTCATCTTTGACAGCAGCATCAATCTGAACACCACCTACTCATGGATTGTTGGCTCCATCACTCTGGTGGCCATGCTGGAAGCCTACACCTCCCAAATAGACAACCTGCTGCTTCCACTCTACCTCTTCATCCTCCTGTTGCTTTGA